One stretch of Cellulomonas wangsupingiae DNA includes these proteins:
- a CDS encoding PucR family transcriptional regulator, translated as MATLTVREVMTLAPLRGTYVLAGDSGIDRLVSGVNVMEVPDIEPYIKPGELLLTTAYPVRDRPESLVGLLRLLHSRGLAALAIKPLRYVERLPDRFAELADELAFPVLVVPGDTSFNEVITAVLGVVLAEHDPEPAHDEVIRERLTGIALAGGGLEEIARTLAGALDRSVEVVADDALVLGGSPQTPAEDTPAAPGRRTVRWEFPVTVAGVRRGHVLVGGQDEPSLAQRRLVRQACFAAGMHIAQALASIELDRRLRVVFLEELVTATSLDADALEQRARLFGWDLGGTSTVLLAACTTAPSERSLQSAARRTLGATAVAWLRGTQVVAIAPAHARAEEAFREALERAGAGPTVVASGCPAPTLTALPGSHATAQEVLHIAGVTHRSTTRYADLGFERLVLSLPPDRLRDFVEDQVGPLLRHDLQVDGDLCRTLEVFLGLGNAAEAARRLFVHYNTMKHRLQRIGELLGADLHDPRTRTALALALEAHRLVGPSPATGAAAGDGRRGQGRSSALE; from the coding sequence GTGGCGACACTGACCGTCCGCGAGGTCATGACCCTGGCGCCCCTGCGGGGGACGTACGTGCTGGCGGGTGACTCCGGCATCGACCGGCTGGTCAGCGGTGTCAACGTCATGGAGGTCCCCGACATCGAGCCGTACATCAAGCCCGGTGAGCTGCTCCTCACCACGGCCTACCCCGTGCGGGACCGGCCCGAGAGCCTCGTCGGCCTGCTCCGCCTCCTGCACTCCCGCGGCCTGGCGGCCCTCGCGATCAAGCCGTTGCGGTACGTCGAGCGGTTGCCCGACCGGTTCGCCGAGCTCGCCGACGAGCTCGCGTTCCCGGTGCTCGTCGTGCCCGGTGACACGTCCTTCAACGAGGTCATCACGGCGGTGCTCGGGGTCGTGCTCGCCGAGCACGACCCCGAGCCCGCCCACGACGAGGTGATCCGCGAGCGCCTGACCGGCATCGCGCTGGCCGGCGGCGGCCTGGAGGAGATCGCGCGGACCCTGGCCGGCGCGCTGGACCGCTCGGTCGAGGTCGTGGCCGACGACGCTCTCGTCCTCGGCGGGTCGCCGCAGACACCGGCGGAGGACACGCCGGCCGCGCCGGGGCGACGCACGGTGCGCTGGGAGTTCCCCGTCACCGTGGCCGGCGTACGACGCGGGCACGTGCTCGTCGGCGGGCAGGACGAGCCGTCGCTCGCGCAACGCCGGCTGGTCCGCCAGGCCTGCTTCGCGGCGGGGATGCACATCGCCCAGGCGCTGGCGAGCATCGAGCTCGACCGCCGCCTGCGCGTCGTCTTCCTCGAGGAGCTCGTCACCGCCACCAGCCTGGACGCCGACGCGCTGGAGCAGCGGGCGCGGCTGTTCGGGTGGGACCTCGGGGGGACGTCGACGGTGCTCCTGGCCGCGTGCACCACGGCGCCGTCGGAACGGTCCCTGCAGTCCGCGGCCCGGCGCACGCTGGGAGCGACGGCGGTGGCGTGGCTGCGGGGGACGCAGGTGGTCGCGATCGCGCCGGCGCACGCCCGTGCGGAGGAGGCGTTCCGGGAGGCGCTCGAGCGCGCCGGCGCCGGCCCGACCGTGGTCGCGTCCGGCTGCCCGGCGCCGACGTTGACCGCGCTGCCGGGCAGCCACGCCACGGCCCAGGAGGTCCTGCACATCGCGGGCGTGACCCACCGGTCGACGACCCGCTACGCCGACCTCGGCTTCGAGCGGCTCGTGCTGAGCCTGCCCCCCGACCGGCTGCGAGACTTCGTCGAGGACCAGGTCGGGCCGCTGCTGCGGCACGACCTGCAGGTCGACGGCGACCTGTGCCGCACGCTCGAGGTGTTCCTCGGGCTCGGCAACGCCGCCGAGGCCGCGCGGCGGCTGTTCGTGCACTACAACACGATGAAGCACCGCCTGCAGCGCATCGGTGAGCTCCTCGGTGCCGATCTGCACGACCCCCGGACGCGCACGGCCCTCGCCCTGGCTCTCGAGGCGCACCGGCTGGTCGGACCGTCACCCGCGACGGGCGCCGCAGCCGGGGACGGCCGGCGGGGTCAGGGCAGGTCGAGCGCGCTCGAGTAG